From Xenopus laevis strain J_2021 chromosome 7L, Xenopus_laevis_v10.1, whole genome shotgun sequence, one genomic window encodes:
- the phb2.L gene encoding prohibitin 2 L homeolog isoform X1, whose product MAQNLKDFAGRLPAGPRGMGTALKLFLGAGAVAYAVKESVFTVEGGHRAIFFNRIGGVQKDVILTEGLHFRVPWFQYPIIYDIRARPRKISSPTGSKDLQMVNISLRVLSRPLASDLPSLYQRLGVDYDDRVLPSIVNEVLKSVVAKFNASQLITQRAQVSLLIRRELTERAKDFSIILDDVAITELSFSREYTAAVESKQVAQQEAQRAQFLVEKAKQDQKHKIVQAEGEATAAKMIGDALSKNPGYLKLRRIRAAQSIAKTVASSQNRVFLSADSLVLNLQEDSFTRGSDSLVAKQGKK is encoded by the exons ATGGCTCAGAACTTAAAGGATTTTGCTGGGCGTCTGCCCGCCGGCCCCCGAGGAATGGGAACTGCTTTAAAGCTGTTTCTGGGAGCCGGAGCTGTGGCTTATGCAGTGAAAGAGTCCGTATTTACAG TGGAAGGAGGTCACAGAGCTATTTTCTTCAATCGTATTGGGGGAGTACAGAAAGATGTAATTCTCACAGAAGGGCTCCATTTCAG GGTCCCCTGGTTTCAGTACCCCATTATTTATGACATTCGTGCAAGACCAAGAAAAATCTCTTCACCAACTGGGTCCAAAG ATCTGCAGATGGTAAATATCTCACTGCGAGTCCTGTCCCGGCCGTTGGCCTCAGATCTTCCGTCTCTGTATCAGCGGCTCGGCGTGGATTACGATGACCGAGTTCTGCCGTCCATTGTTAATGAAGTATTGAAGAGTGTGGTGGCCAAGTTCAATGCGTCTCAGCTCATTACACAGAGAGCACAG GTCTCCCTATTGATTCGGCGGGAGCTTACGGAGAGGGCAAAAGATTTCAGCATTATCTTGGACGACGTGGCCATTACTGAACTGAGCTTTAGCAGAGAGTACACTGCCGCTGTTGAGTCCAAGCAAGTTG CCCAACAGGAGGCCCAGCGAGCTCAGTTCTTGGTGGAAAAGGCCAAACAAGACCAAAAGCATAAAATTGTTCAAGCAGAGGGAGAGGCAACGGCAGCAAAAATG ATTGGTGATGCCCTCAGTAAAAATCCTGGTTATCTGAAGCTTCGACGGATTAGAGCAGCTCAGAGCATTGCAAAGACT GTCGCATCCTCTCAGAACCGCGTCTTTCTCAGTGCCGACAGTTTGGTGTTGAACCTTCAGGAAGACTCATTTACCAG
- the phb2.L gene encoding prohibitin 2 L homeolog (The RefSeq protein has 2 substitutions compared to this genomic sequence): MAQNLKDFAGRLPAGPRGMGTALKLFLGAGAVAYAVKESVFTVEGGQRAIFFNRIGGVQKDVILSEGLHFRVPWFQYPIIYDIRARPRKISSPTGSKDLQMVNISLRVLSRPLASDLPSLYQRLGVDYDDRVLPSIVNEVLKSVVAKFNASQLITQRAQVSLLIRRELTERAKDFSIILDDVAITELSFSREYTAAVESKQVAQQEAQRAQFLVEKAKQDQKHKIVQAEGEATAAKMIGDALSKNPGYLKLRRIRAAQSIAKTVASSQNRVFLSADSLVLNLQEDSFTRGSDSLVAKQGKK; this comes from the exons ATGGCTCAGAACTTAAAGGATTTTGCTGGGCGTCTGCCCGCCGGCCCCCGAGGAATGGGAACTGCTTTAAAGCTGTTTCTGGGAGCCGGAGCTGTGGCTTATGCAGTGAAAGAGTCCGTATTTACAG TGGAAGGAGGTCACAGAGCTATTTTCTTCAATCGTATTGGGGGAGTACAGAAAGATGTAATTCTCACAGAAGGGCTCCATTTCAG GGTCCCCTGGTTTCAGTACCCCATTATTTATGACATTCGTGCAAGACCAAGAAAAATCTCTTCACCAACTGGGTCCAAAG ATCTGCAGATGGTAAATATCTCACTGCGAGTCCTGTCCCGGCCGTTGGCCTCAGATCTTCCGTCTCTGTATCAGCGGCTCGGCGTGGATTACGATGACCGAGTTCTGCCGTCCATTGTTAATGAAGTATTGAAGAGTGTGGTGGCCAAGTTCAATGCGTCTCAGCTCATTACACAGAGAGCACAG GTCTCCCTATTGATTCGGCGGGAGCTTACGGAGAGGGCAAAAGATTTCAGCATTATCTTGGACGACGTGGCCATTACTGAACTGAGCTTTAGCAGAGAGTACACTGCCGCTGTTGAGTCCAAGCAAGTTG CCCAACAGGAGGCCCAGCGAGCTCAGTTCTTGGTGGAAAAGGCCAAACAAGACCAAAAGCATAAAATTGTTCAAGCAGAGGGAGAGGCAACGGCAGCAAAAATG ATTGGTGATGCCCTCAGTAAAAATCCTGGTTATCTGAAGCTTCGACGGATTAGAGCAGCTCAGAGCATTGCAAAGACT GTCGCATCCTCTCAGAACCGCGTCTTTCTCAGTGCCGACAGTTTGGTGTTGAACCTTCAGGAAGACTCATTTACCAG
- the emg1.L gene encoding ribosomal RNA small subunit methyltransferase NEP1 translates to MAASRESTLGKSTAGDEEQWGGPKAKRRREKRLIVLLEGACLETVRVGKTYELLNCDQHKSLLIKNGRDPGQVRPDITHQSLLMLLDSPLNRAGLLQVYIHTHRNVLIEVNPQTRIPRTFPRFCGLMVQLLHKLSVRAADGPQKLLKVIKNPLTDHLPVGCVKMALSFSGESAPCVRDLVPACEPVLFVVGAFAHGSVNVDYTERCVSISQYPLSAALTCAKLCTAFEEVWGVQ, encoded by the exons ATGGCGGCGTCCAGGGAGTCCACGCTTGGCAAGTCCACGGCTGGGGACGAGGAGCAGTGGGGAGGGCCGAAAGCAAAGCGGCGACGAGAGAAGAGACTGATCGTCCTGCTGGAGGGAGCCTGTCTGGAGACTGTGCGG GTGGGGAAGACGTATGAACTTCTCAACTGCGATCAACACAAATCTCTGCTGATAAAGAATGGGAGAGACCCGGGACAGGTTCGACCGGACATTACACACCAG AGTTTACTGATGCTCCTTGACAGTCCTCTGAATCGGGCCGGGCTGCTGCAGGTTTATATTCACACTCACAGGAATGTTCTGATCGAGGTTAATCCCCAGACACGAATACCCCGAACCTTCCCCAGATTCTGTGGCCTGATGG TTCAGTTACTGCACAAGTTGAGCGTCAGAGCTGCTGATGGTCCCCAAAAACTTCTCAAG GTCATTAAGAATCCCTTGACGGATCACCTCCCTGTAGGCTGTGTTAAGATGGCTTTGTCCTTCTCGGGAGAGAGCGCCCCCTGTGTGAGAGACCTGGTACCTGCCTGTGAACCTGTGCTGTTTGTGGTGGGAGCTTTTGCACATGGATCG GTCAATGTGGATTACACCGAGCGTTGCGTTTCCATCAGTCAGTACCCACTCTCTGCTGCCCTCACCTGTGCCAAGCTGTGTACTGCATTTGAGGAGGTTTGGGGGGTCCAGTGA